In Methanomassiliicoccus sp., the following proteins share a genomic window:
- the hisA gene encoding 1-(5-phosphoribosyl)-5-[(5-phosphoribosylamino)methylideneamino]imidazole-4-carboxamide isomerase has protein sequence MIVLPAVDLMDGKVVQLVGGKPGTEKVSLSNPREVAQDWERKGAPAIHVVDLNAAMGRGDNFEAITSIMSRVQVPIQVGGGIRTTEVAETLLNLGASKVVVGTRAITDPIWFAELTRSNQRKIILALDTLDGKVQVKGWKESSKIKLKDVLKATEGLPLGGVLHTNVNVEGKAKGIDVQETKNFLSMCPHDVIISGGVTTLDDLAVLEDIGVKSVIVGMALYLGTIRPEQVWGL, from the coding sequence ATGATAGTACTACCTGCAGTGGACCTTATGGACGGCAAGGTCGTCCAGCTCGTTGGAGGAAAGCCCGGGACCGAGAAGGTCTCCCTGTCGAACCCCCGCGAGGTAGCTCAGGACTGGGAAAGGAAGGGAGCTCCGGCCATCCATGTCGTTGACCTCAACGCGGCCATGGGCCGGGGGGACAACTTCGAGGCCATAACCTCGATCATGTCCCGGGTGCAGGTCCCCATCCAAGTAGGAGGAGGCATCCGTACCACGGAGGTGGCGGAGACCCTACTGAACCTGGGCGCCTCCAAGGTGGTCGTAGGGACCAGGGCGATCACAGATCCCATATGGTTCGCTGAACTGACAAGGTCCAACCAAAGGAAGATCATCCTTGCCCTGGACACCCTGGACGGAAAGGTGCAGGTGAAAGGGTGGAAGGAGTCCTCCAAGATCAAGCTAAAAGATGTCCTGAAAGCCACGGAGGGCCTCCCCCTGGGCGGTGTGCTGCACACCAACGTCAACGTCGAGGGAAAGGCCAAGGGGATCGATGTCCAGGAGACGAAGAACTTCCTGAGCATGTGCCCCCACGATGTCATCATCTCCGGCGGGGTCACCACCCTCGATGACCTGGCGGTCCTCGAGGACATCGGGGTCAAGTCCGTCATCGTAGGGATGGCGCTGTATCTGGGAACTATCAGGCCAGAGCAGGTATGGGGGCTGTGA
- a CDS encoding UPF0280 family protein, with product MTRKHFEVRETAVTIIAEDEFLPIAERSIFRSREAVERYIEEDPFFQVTLEPYPCPPHAPEIVHRMCDAALAAGVGPMAGVAGAIAERAVLDMRTAGASYAIVDNGGDIALLIDRETGVGWYAGPSVKGLGFACPPRNGVFGICTSSATVGPSISFGVSDAATVVSSNVILADTCATLLGNLLTSEDDEVIRHALDIVCSIPGVEGAAAVVGGKMAMKGKLPPLTRTGISLEKVTKVEHLPVDKI from the coding sequence ATGACCAGGAAGCACTTCGAGGTCCGCGAGACCGCGGTGACCATCATAGCAGAGGATGAGTTCCTCCCGATCGCCGAGAGGTCGATATTCCGATCCCGGGAGGCCGTGGAGAGGTACATCGAGGAGGACCCCTTCTTCCAGGTCACCCTGGAGCCCTACCCTTGCCCTCCTCATGCCCCAGAAATAGTGCACAGGATGTGCGATGCGGCCTTGGCGGCGGGAGTGGGTCCAATGGCCGGTGTGGCCGGGGCCATAGCAGAGAGGGCGGTCCTGGACATGCGGACGGCAGGAGCGTCATATGCGATCGTGGACAATGGCGGGGACATCGCCCTGCTCATCGACCGGGAAACGGGAGTGGGATGGTACGCTGGTCCGTCGGTCAAAGGTCTGGGCTTCGCCTGCCCTCCCCGCAACGGGGTCTTCGGGATATGCACCTCGTCTGCCACTGTCGGCCCCTCCATCTCCTTCGGTGTCTCCGATGCCGCCACCGTGGTCTCCTCCAACGTCATCTTGGCAGACACCTGCGCCACCCTGCTGGGTAACCTGCTGACCTCCGAGGATGATGAGGTCATAAGGCACGCCCTGGACATTGTCTGCTCCATTCCGGGCGTGGAAGGGGCCGCCGCCGTGGTGGGGGGAAAGATGGCCATGAAGGGGAAGCTGCCCCCCCTGACCAGGACCGGCATTTCTTTGGAGAAGGTGACAAAAGTAGAGCACCTTCCAGTCGACAAGATTTAA
- the hisH gene encoding imidazole glycerol phosphate synthase subunit HisH has translation MVTIRRSIKYPEENDSYRIGQRPKVKVSIADYGVGNLHSIRKALELAGARPVIESNMKNLLDAEVIVFPGVGAFDSAMERLLPYKEMLADRLNAGTPCLGICIGAQILFEGSEEGRRPGLGIIKGNVIRLKAERVPHMGWNKVVSTDRAFEGTPSPYYYFAHSYHGVPSEDAAVATTDYFGEFPSAFRKMNVLGVQFHPEKSNASGAVFLRNFVKFIEAKL, from the coding sequence ATGGTGACCATCAGACGATCCATAAAGTACCCCGAGGAGAACGATTCCTACCGCATCGGCCAGAGGCCAAAGGTTAAGGTCTCCATTGCCGACTATGGCGTTGGCAACCTGCACTCCATACGCAAGGCCTTGGAGCTGGCAGGCGCGCGTCCAGTGATAGAGTCCAATATGAAGAACCTCCTCGACGCCGAGGTCATAGTGTTCCCCGGAGTGGGAGCTTTCGACAGCGCCATGGAGAGGCTCCTACCCTACAAGGAGATGCTTGCCGACCGCCTCAACGCCGGGACGCCCTGCCTGGGCATATGCATAGGGGCGCAGATCCTGTTCGAGGGCAGTGAGGAAGGCAGGAGGCCGGGTCTGGGGATCATAAAGGGCAATGTGATCCGATTGAAGGCCGAGAGGGTCCCCCACATGGGGTGGAACAAGGTCGTCTCCACGGACAGGGCTTTCGAGGGTACTCCCTCCCCCTACTACTATTTCGCTCACTCCTACCACGGCGTACCTTCCGAGGATGCGGCCGTGGCCACCACCGACTACTTCGGAGAATTTCCCTCAGCCTTCAGAAAAATGAATGTGCTCGGAGTGCAATTCCACCCAGAGAAGAGCAATGCCTCCGGGGCGGTCTTCCTGAGGAACTTCGTAAAATTCATCGAGGCCAAGCTATGA
- a CDS encoding PAS domain S-box protein, which translates to MTKVFLEMDGDIEILALDSGRKALPLILKGGYDVIVSDYQMPEMSGIDLLKALKNKGNDVPFILFTGKGREEVAMEAINNGADFYIQKGGNPSVQFQELKNAIFKLAQKRATEIMLREREEKLRLLTDNMTDIVFEIDTKGNVKYVCPSVKAILGHDAASLIGKNALVWVHTEDREMVRQQFMRIASGECENRAKIVCRFMIASNKYLWLETIGKAIRGKDGLPTGFVLSSRDVTDRIEAEAARLDSERKYQNIIDNANDEFLIVDQGGKILEANKVASRLLGFSHKELIGMDIKAVETGSKSDRSLQVQTQSMKENVSIVETCHLAKDGRTIPVEVSCTPINLAGQPANLLIVRNISERKEVERQLRNSERLLNQTQRAAQIGGYYLDLVNGTASWTEEAYRLCGLDPFKVGQEDDNYMKLGLPWGRETFSEAWWTIPDRNTEFDFVYMLVVPNSGLRHLRNRGRLELDDEGNVKGIFGTIMDVTYLRATESRLQENQRLLDELEKASRIASFRINWVRKVHHFSDEIYRILGLKPEEDMPYRDMFELVHPDDLVRYQESMKLIKLGKEEVDIEFRVIRRDGSIVSLKSRVRPDKGPHGEVEGIYGSITDVTDRIMAEQAVRLAEIKIALMGDITRSDISRKIKTLNGYLQMALNRSHDPVIRELMAKARTTTRSIDQKIMFNEDYLNLGQTRPKWIKLDESCHSAMSKLDLGTVKVNIDLQNYEVLADPMLEKVFYKLVENSLLHGGTLSTVTISSRLTASGLVVTIQDNGRGISSGDRKKLFNWEFRGRRGHSLHLVAEVLRLSGISIQETGHDGSGSRFEISIPSGLFRERAVLGPGEQVRAPAAI; encoded by the coding sequence GTGACAAAAGTCTTCTTGGAGATGGACGGCGACATCGAGATCTTGGCCTTGGATAGCGGCAGAAAGGCCCTACCTCTCATCCTTAAAGGAGGTTACGATGTGATCGTTTCGGACTATCAGATGCCCGAGATGAGCGGCATCGACCTCCTTAAGGCCTTGAAGAACAAGGGCAATGACGTTCCCTTTATCCTTTTCACCGGCAAGGGCCGTGAGGAGGTCGCCATGGAGGCGATCAACAACGGTGCCGATTTCTACATCCAGAAGGGAGGTAATCCCTCGGTGCAGTTCCAGGAGCTGAAGAACGCCATCTTCAAGCTCGCGCAGAAAAGGGCAACAGAGATCATGCTGCGGGAGAGAGAGGAGAAGCTCCGCCTGCTGACCGACAACATGACGGACATTGTCTTCGAGATCGATACCAAGGGCAATGTGAAATACGTTTGTCCATCTGTAAAAGCGATCTTGGGGCATGATGCTGCCTCTTTGATTGGAAAGAACGCCCTGGTATGGGTCCACACAGAGGATCGGGAGATGGTGAGGCAGCAGTTCATGAGAATTGCTTCTGGAGAATGCGAGAATAGAGCCAAGATCGTATGCCGCTTTATGATAGCGAGCAATAAGTATCTCTGGCTGGAGACCATAGGAAAGGCCATTCGCGGGAAGGACGGACTGCCCACCGGCTTCGTATTGAGCTCCAGGGATGTCACCGATAGGATTGAGGCCGAGGCGGCCCGCCTGGACTCCGAAAGGAAGTACCAGAACATCATAGACAACGCCAATGATGAGTTCCTTATCGTCGATCAGGGAGGTAAGATACTGGAGGCCAACAAGGTCGCCAGCCGGTTGCTTGGTTTCTCCCATAAGGAACTGATCGGCATGGACATCAAAGCTGTCGAAACAGGCAGCAAGAGCGATCGTTCGTTGCAGGTCCAGACCCAATCCATGAAGGAGAACGTCTCCATCGTGGAGACATGCCACCTCGCTAAGGATGGGAGAACCATTCCTGTGGAGGTCTCGTGCACCCCCATTAACCTAGCGGGCCAGCCCGCGAACTTACTGATAGTGAGAAACATATCGGAGCGTAAGGAAGTGGAGCGGCAGCTGCGTAATTCAGAGAGGTTGCTGAACCAAACGCAGAGGGCCGCCCAGATCGGAGGCTATTACCTCGACCTTGTGAACGGGACCGCCAGTTGGACCGAGGAGGCCTACCGCCTTTGTGGGCTAGACCCGTTCAAGGTGGGGCAGGAGGACGACAACTACATGAAGCTCGGGCTCCCCTGGGGCCGCGAGACGTTCTCGGAAGCATGGTGGACCATACCCGACCGCAACACCGAGTTCGATTTCGTGTACATGCTGGTCGTCCCCAACTCCGGACTCCGCCATCTGCGCAACCGCGGCCGCCTGGAGCTGGACGATGAGGGCAACGTCAAGGGCATCTTCGGTACGATAATGGATGTCACCTACCTTAGGGCGACGGAAAGCCGCCTGCAGGAGAACCAGCGGTTGCTGGATGAGCTGGAGAAAGCCTCTCGGATCGCGAGCTTCAGGATAAACTGGGTGCGGAAGGTGCATCATTTCTCGGATGAGATCTACCGCATTCTGGGACTGAAACCAGAGGAGGACATGCCATATAGGGACATGTTCGAATTGGTGCACCCTGATGATCTGGTCCGTTACCAGGAGAGCATGAAGCTCATAAAACTGGGCAAGGAGGAGGTCGACATCGAGTTCCGTGTGATAAGAAGGGACGGCTCTATAGTCAGCCTTAAAAGCAGGGTGCGTCCGGATAAAGGACCCCACGGCGAGGTGGAAGGCATCTACGGTTCCATCACCGATGTCACCGACCGCATAATGGCAGAACAGGCGGTCCGCCTGGCAGAGATAAAGATCGCCCTCATGGGAGATATCACCCGCAGCGACATCAGCCGCAAGATCAAGACGTTGAACGGTTACCTGCAGATGGCATTGAACCGGTCCCACGATCCTGTGATAAGGGAACTGATGGCCAAAGCCCGGACGACCACCAGGAGCATAGACCAGAAGATCATGTTCAACGAGGACTATCTGAATCTGGGCCAGACAAGACCTAAGTGGATCAAACTGGACGAGAGCTGCCATTCTGCGATGTCCAAGTTGGACCTGGGAACGGTGAAGGTGAACATCGACCTGCAGAACTATGAGGTGCTCGCCGATCCCATGCTGGAGAAGGTGTTCTACAAACTGGTAGAGAACTCACTATTGCACGGTGGCACCCTCAGCACTGTCACCATCAGCTCCAGGCTCACCGCCTCAGGCCTCGTGGTTACGATCCAAGACAACGGGAGGGGCATCTCCTCGGGGGACCGGAAGAAGCTTTTCAACTGGGAGTTCCGCGGGCGACGAGGCCACAGCCTCCACTTGGTCGCGGAGGTGCTCCGCCTATCAGGGATTTCCATCCAGGAGACCGGCCATGATGGTAGCGGGTCCAGGTTCGAGATATCCATTCCTTCAGGCCTGTTCCGCGAGAGAGCGGTCCTGGGGCCGGGTGAGCAGGTCCGGGCCCCTGCCGCCATCTGA
- the hisF gene encoding imidazole glycerol phosphate synthase subunit HisF — protein sequence MLTKRIIPCLDVTDGKVVKGVKFQNLTGVGYPPDLAKAYEEQGADEVVFLDITASSDARKTLLEVVEKTAEGLFVPLTVGGGIRSKEDMRLALNAGADKVSVNTSAVHDPNLITACAEDFGSQCVVVAIDAKKERGRWKVYTHGGRQRTELDAVDWAYEMEDRGAGEILLTSMDADGTTDGYDIKLTQLVADTVTIPVIASGGCGNPEHIYQVFAETNASAALAASIFHYGTYTVGDVKKYLADRGVLVR from the coding sequence ATGCTCACCAAGCGCATCATTCCATGCCTCGATGTCACCGACGGAAAGGTCGTCAAGGGGGTCAAGTTCCAAAACCTCACCGGTGTGGGCTACCCTCCGGACCTGGCCAAGGCATATGAGGAGCAGGGGGCCGATGAGGTGGTGTTCTTGGACATCACCGCCTCCTCGGATGCCCGCAAGACGCTGCTGGAAGTGGTGGAGAAGACCGCCGAGGGCCTGTTCGTCCCTCTGACCGTAGGCGGCGGTATACGCTCCAAGGAGGATATGAGGCTGGCCCTCAACGCCGGCGCGGACAAGGTCTCGGTGAACACCTCGGCGGTGCATGATCCCAACCTCATCACCGCCTGCGCCGAGGACTTCGGGAGCCAGTGCGTGGTGGTGGCCATCGATGCCAAGAAGGAACGGGGTCGATGGAAGGTCTATACCCATGGGGGCCGTCAGCGCACCGAGCTCGATGCCGTGGACTGGGCCTACGAGATGGAGGACCGCGGTGCGGGGGAGATCCTCCTAACGAGCATGGACGCCGACGGGACCACCGACGGGTACGACATCAAGCTCACACAGTTGGTAGCGGACACGGTCACCATCCCGGTCATCGCCTCAGGCGGATGCGGAAATCCCGAACATATCTATCAGGTGTTCGCCGAGACCAACGCCTCCGCGGCCTTGGCGGCCTCCATCTTTCACTACGGCACGTACACTGTGGGGGACGTCAAGAAGTATCTCGCTGACCGGGGGGTCCTGGTAAGATGA
- a CDS encoding ATP phosphoribosyltransferase produces MSIKLAVPNKGRLNERSVEILERAGLELEDGGERKLYASVKNGDLSVMFLRAQDIVKFVHKGAVDMGITGWDLVLESGLDVHKLMDMGFGRCRLSVAVPEQMGIDKVEDIPEGSIVATSFPGMTQKYFKKQGKKVEVATISGAAEVTPHLGVADLIVDLVSSGSTLKTNHLKEIAVIAESQAVLIASKEAMKVKRTEMEELASAIRSVMDAERKRYLMADVPKTSLDEVRGFLPGIAGPTVMNIAGRDDVVAIHVVVDKTEIYQSVNKLKRLGATGILIVPIDRMVP; encoded by the coding sequence ATGTCGATAAAACTGGCCGTGCCGAACAAGGGGCGCCTGAACGAGAGGTCGGTGGAGATACTCGAGCGGGCGGGCCTAGAACTGGAGGACGGGGGCGAGAGGAAGCTTTACGCCTCCGTCAAGAACGGCGACCTTTCGGTCATGTTCCTGCGGGCGCAGGATATAGTCAAGTTCGTGCATAAGGGCGCTGTGGACATGGGCATCACCGGCTGGGACCTGGTGCTGGAATCGGGTCTGGACGTCCATAAGCTGATGGACATGGGCTTCGGTCGGTGCCGGCTGTCAGTAGCGGTCCCAGAGCAGATGGGGATCGACAAAGTGGAGGACATACCGGAGGGATCCATCGTAGCCACTTCCTTCCCGGGGATGACCCAGAAGTACTTTAAGAAGCAAGGGAAGAAGGTGGAGGTCGCCACCATATCCGGAGCGGCGGAGGTCACTCCACACCTGGGGGTAGCGGACCTGATCGTGGACCTGGTGTCCAGTGGGAGCACCCTCAAGACCAATCACCTCAAGGAGATCGCGGTTATCGCAGAGTCACAGGCTGTCCTCATCGCCAGCAAGGAGGCCATGAAGGTCAAGAGGACGGAGATGGAGGAGCTCGCCTCCGCCATCCGGAGCGTGATGGACGCTGAGAGGAAACGCTACCTGATGGCCGACGTGCCCAAAACGTCCCTTGATGAGGTGAGGGGGTTCCTTCCCGGCATCGCCGGCCCCACTGTTATGAACATTGCTGGTCGTGACGACGTGGTCGCCATACATGTGGTGGTGGACAAGACCGAGATATATCAGTCGGTCAACAAGCTCAAGCGGTTGGGGGCGACCGGAATACTCATAGTTCCCATAGACCGCATGGTCCCCTGA
- the hisC gene encoding histidinol-phosphate transaminase: MKEEWVRSTVRDIPLYYNPKEKAVRMDTSINVLGTNPCVREVLAKSMDLDLNQYPTPYSDGLRQALAQRYGLNEDNFVVGNGSDEALDIVFKSFMEPGETVVAPYPSYVLHGFFVKINGGRFATVDLKPGFQLDPDAMLAAKGKIIILCTPNNPTANTFDHADVERLVREHDGPVVVDEAYGEYSDRSFLPRVEEFDNLIVTRTFSKAYGLAGMRVGYMASNLKMAGIMQRIKIPYSLNQVSERAAMAALKNTTYVDMAVDLVKKERERLSQGLESLGFKTYPSQSNFILFKSPHPSGELVKRLADKGVLVRNFGGLRMLENCLRTTIGTRELNDMLLSKLGEVMKEW; encoded by the coding sequence ATGAAGGAAGAATGGGTAAGATCCACCGTAAGGGACATACCGTTGTATTATAACCCTAAGGAAAAGGCAGTGCGTATGGACACTTCCATCAATGTTCTGGGGACCAATCCATGTGTGAGGGAGGTTCTCGCCAAGAGCATGGACCTGGACCTGAACCAGTACCCCACTCCTTACTCCGACGGCCTGCGCCAGGCCCTGGCCCAGCGCTACGGCCTCAACGAGGACAATTTCGTGGTCGGTAACGGTTCCGACGAGGCGCTCGACATCGTGTTCAAGTCGTTCATGGAGCCGGGCGAGACCGTGGTCGCTCCTTATCCGTCATACGTCCTCCACGGCTTCTTCGTGAAGATAAACGGCGGACGGTTCGCTACCGTTGACCTAAAGCCAGGGTTCCAGCTGGACCCCGATGCCATGCTGGCGGCCAAGGGCAAGATCATCATACTATGCACCCCCAATAATCCGACCGCCAACACCTTCGACCATGCTGACGTGGAAAGGTTGGTCCGGGAGCACGACGGCCCTGTGGTGGTTGACGAGGCCTATGGGGAGTACAGCGACAGGTCGTTCCTACCGCGGGTCGAGGAGTTCGATAACCTCATTGTTACACGCACATTTTCCAAGGCCTACGGTCTAGCGGGCATGCGCGTGGGGTACATGGCCTCCAACCTCAAGATGGCGGGCATCATGCAGCGCATCAAGATACCCTACTCTCTTAATCAGGTGAGCGAGAGGGCGGCGATGGCGGCGCTGAAGAACACCACATATGTGGATATGGCCGTGGACCTGGTCAAGAAGGAGAGGGAACGCCTCTCACAGGGCCTGGAGTCCCTAGGCTTCAAGACGTATCCTTCGCAGAGCAATTTCATACTGTTCAAGAGCCCCCACCCCTCCGGGGAGCTGGTCAAGCGACTGGCGGATAAGGGCGTTCTCGTCCGCAACTTCGGAGGGTTGAGGATGCTGGAGAACTGCCTGCGCACCACCATCGGGACCCGGGAGCTGAACGACATGCTGCTGTCCAAGCTGGGAGAGGTGATGAAGGAATGGTGA
- a CDS encoding 4Fe-4S binding protein, whose protein sequence is MAKRKFNLYFRPELVNEPITYVLVKDFDLRFNILRAEVVEQGGQLLIEVDGKPAQITKGVAYLQSMGVTVKELNEFVTKDESRCTNCGMCVSICPADAIEMDRKDWTVKFHLEKCIACGLCVSSCPPLAMKLQA, encoded by the coding sequence ATGGCCAAACGTAAGTTCAACCTGTATTTCCGCCCCGAACTGGTCAATGAGCCCATCACCTATGTCCTGGTCAAGGACTTCGACCTGCGGTTCAATATCCTCAGGGCAGAGGTGGTGGAACAGGGAGGACAGCTGCTGATAGAGGTCGACGGTAAGCCTGCTCAGATCACCAAGGGCGTGGCCTATCTGCAGTCCATGGGCGTAACGGTCAAGGAGCTTAACGAGTTCGTCACCAAGGACGAGTCCCGATGCACCAACTGCGGGATGTGCGTTTCCATATGTCCGGCGGACGCCATAGAGATGGACCGTAAGGACTGGACCGTAAAGTTCCATCTGGAAAAGTGCATCGCGTGCGGCCTGTGCGTCAGCTCCTGCCCACCCTTGGCGATGAAGCTCCAGGCATGA
- a CDS encoding imidazoleglycerol-phosphate dehydratase → MREAKLARKTKETDISLFLLLEGSGKSEVDLDDQFLRHMLETLTRYASFDLELRATGDNPHHLIEDVAIALGTAFRKSLADIPVERIASAMVPMDDALVTVSLDIVDRPYCDADCPDPLYSHFLRSFSMSSGITLHIIVHRGMDEHHVIEASFKALGIALKRAVVPRENVLSTKDAVKYRSG, encoded by the coding sequence ATGAGAGAGGCGAAGCTGGCCCGCAAGACCAAGGAGACCGACATCTCACTGTTCCTATTGCTGGAGGGGAGCGGGAAGAGCGAGGTGGATCTGGACGACCAGTTCCTCAGGCATATGTTGGAGACGCTCACCCGCTATGCTTCCTTCGACCTCGAGCTCCGGGCCACGGGGGACAATCCTCACCACCTGATCGAGGATGTGGCCATCGCCCTGGGGACCGCCTTCCGGAAGTCGCTCGCCGACATCCCAGTGGAGCGCATAGCCTCGGCCATGGTGCCCATGGACGATGCTCTGGTGACCGTTTCCTTGGACATCGTGGACCGTCCGTACTGCGATGCCGACTGCCCGGACCCGCTGTACTCGCACTTCCTGCGTTCCTTCTCCATGTCCTCGGGTATAACGCTCCATATCATCGTCCACCGCGGCATGGACGAGCACCATGTGATAGAGGCGAGCTTCAAGGCCCTGGGGATCGCCCTGAAAAGGGCGGTGGTTCCGAGGGAGAACGTCCTCAGCACCAAGGACGCGGTCAAGTACAGGAGCGGCTGA
- a CDS encoding radical SAM protein, whose translation MWPPLGILYIAGALKKARPQDEILIVDAFCLNYTVDQMVERIAKERPDVLGMNCSTHTFLVTMETLRKAHDLFPEMKIILGGYHATFAARNILREYPFIDHIIKGEAERALPVLLDRMENGRGVEDVEGLTSRRENGGWIDRPLALIEDLDSLEYPDRSLLGDLRYGYYFQGIPLTFRKFTTISTSRGCPFSCTYCSCAAFSERKWRFRSAENVVGEMEMLYHQGYRECVLVDDNFTQNTARVEEICRLLTERRIKMRLYCEGRAGHASLPLLKKMKAAGFNVIYFGAESSSPKVLQFYNKKQTPERTEEAVANAKKAGMLVITSYIIGAPIESKEEMRSTIDFARSLRPHGVQYNILDLLVGTPLWDDLRTKGVVKEEDWKTNHRVFEYFPENASQAELESLVKDGYGAFMDAWKSLGGVKELLHVLMVNPTARSIIFGNLTNPDARRAVTSGLKDL comes from the coding sequence ATGTGGCCCCCTCTAGGTATCCTGTACATCGCAGGTGCTCTCAAGAAGGCCCGTCCCCAGGACGAGATATTGATCGTTGATGCCTTCTGCCTCAACTACACCGTGGACCAGATGGTGGAACGGATCGCAAAGGAACGGCCGGACGTGCTGGGCATGAACTGCTCCACCCACACGTTCCTGGTGACCATGGAGACCTTGCGGAAAGCTCACGACCTTTTCCCGGAGATGAAGATCATCCTCGGCGGCTACCATGCCACCTTCGCCGCCCGCAACATACTGAGGGAGTATCCGTTCATTGACCACATCATAAAGGGAGAGGCGGAGCGGGCGCTGCCCGTGCTCCTTGACCGCATGGAGAACGGGCGGGGTGTGGAAGACGTGGAAGGGCTCACCAGCCGCAGGGAGAACGGGGGTTGGATAGACAGGCCTCTGGCCCTCATCGAGGACCTCGATTCCCTGGAGTACCCAGACCGCTCCCTCCTGGGAGACCTGCGGTACGGCTACTACTTCCAAGGGATACCCCTTACCTTCCGCAAGTTCACGACCATATCCACGTCCCGTGGCTGCCCCTTCTCGTGTACCTACTGCTCATGTGCCGCGTTCTCCGAGAGAAAGTGGAGGTTCCGCAGCGCCGAGAACGTGGTGGGAGAGATGGAAATGCTGTACCACCAAGGTTACAGGGAATGCGTATTGGTGGACGATAACTTCACGCAGAACACCGCTCGAGTGGAAGAGATCTGCCGGCTCCTGACCGAGAGGAGGATAAAGATGAGGCTGTACTGCGAGGGCAGGGCAGGGCACGCGTCCCTCCCACTTCTTAAGAAGATGAAGGCCGCAGGATTCAACGTCATATATTTCGGGGCGGAGTCCTCATCCCCCAAGGTGCTTCAATTCTACAACAAGAAGCAGACCCCCGAGCGCACCGAGGAGGCGGTGGCCAATGCCAAGAAAGCGGGGATGCTGGTGATAACTTCCTACATTATAGGCGCACCCATAGAGTCCAAGGAGGAGATGCGTTCCACCATCGACTTCGCCCGATCCCTGAGGCCGCATGGGGTACAGTACAACATCCTGGACCTCCTGGTGGGAACGCCGCTGTGGGATGACCTCAGGACCAAGGGGGTGGTGAAGGAAGAGGACTGGAAGACCAACCACAGGGTCTTTGAGTACTTCCCCGAGAATGCTTCCCAGGCGGAGCTGGAGTCCCTGGTCAAGGACGGATACGGAGCCTTTATGGACGCCTGGAAGAGCCTAGGAGGGGTCAAGGAGCTGTTGCACGTTCTGATGGTGAACCCCACTGCCCGCAGCATAATATTCGGGAACCTCACCAACCCGGATGCTCGGAGAGCAGTCACCAGCGGTCTCAAGGACCTTTGA